In Tachyglossus aculeatus isolate mTacAcu1 chromosome 10, mTacAcu1.pri, whole genome shotgun sequence, the following proteins share a genomic window:
- the LOC119932840 gene encoding zinc-alpha-2-glycoprotein-like, whose protein sequence is MEPRRGLGCLASFFWLLLGSRSLTQTLEEHHTGTFYLTAFCGDDGFSEMTTVILLDGQPLMSYNSTNRELVSKVNWLYQVLGGKLIREKTVELESYESDFRWLMEKLSKYQNHGRGSQTIQLIMSCELDRGIQVVSRFRVAYQGQDMLWLDELKGTWVITELAEKQFGHFWEERLFQFQEAEWYIKQECPSLMRMILQYWHLRGHSPMTLPKCVLLLIQVSWLSCPVTGCRTKSFRISVGIPIKYLGPSHRCPFAGLSPRTLFPDASIYPHHTFLQVDCSNLAKEGRV, encoded by the exons ATGGAGCCGCGGAGGGGATTGGGGTGCCTGGCTTCTTTCTTCTGGCTCCTTCTGGGCTCCCGCTCCCTGACACAGACCCTGGAGG AACATCACACCGGGACCTTCTACTTAACAGCTTTTTGTGGTGATGACGGCTTCTCCGAGATGACCACCGTCATCCTGCTGGATGGGCAGCCGTTGATGTCGTACAACAGCACGAATCGGGAGTTAGTTTCCAAGGTGAACTGGTTGTACCAGGTGCTGGGTGGGAAGCTGATCCGGGAGAAGACAGTAGAGCTGGAGAGCTACGAGAGCGATTTCCGCTGGCTCATGGAGAAATTGTCCAAGTACCAGAACCACGGCAGGG GAAGCCAAACGATTCAGCTGATCATGAGCTGTGAGTTGGACAGAGGCATCCAGGTGGTTTCTCGGTTCAGGGTTGCCTATCAAGGGCAGGATATGTTGTGGCTCGATGAGCTGAAGGGGACCTGGGTAATTACCGAGCTCGCCGAAAAACAGTTTGGGCATTTCTGGGAGGAGAGACTCTTCCAGTTTCAGGAAGCAGAATGGTACATCAAACAGGAATGTCCATCCCTGATGAGGATGATACTTCAGTACTGGCACCTCAGAGGGCACA GTCCCATGACCCTCCCCAAATGTGTTCTGCTGCtgatccaggtctcctggctctcctgtCCGGTGACAGGCTGCCGAACCAAGTCCTTCCGCATAAGTGTTGGGATTCCAATTAAGTATCTGGGACCTTCCCACAGGTGTCCATTTGCTGGCCTGAGTCCCAGGACCCTCTTCCCTGACGCCAGT